One window of Mangrovibacterium diazotrophicum genomic DNA carries:
- a CDS encoding glycosyltransferase family 2 protein: MDIIAKIISFWVESFIFYYTVAIFLLYFVLAVISAFVLRRYFLNSKIADHNEVLSSPFAPSISILAPAFNESLNIVENIRALLALHYTNFEVVVINDGSKDDTLQRAIEAFDLEKVSYVVNERIFCSEIRGVYKSRKRALNNLTVVDKVNGGKADALNAGLNIASGKYFIAIDADSIIDPYALQKMVKPFMEESDKQVIATGGVIRIANSCEIVDGHLVNIKLPDKILPLFQVLEYNRAFLLGRLAWSRLNGLLIISGALGLFDKEIVIACGGYHRYTVGEDMELVVRMRRYMADNNKPYRVEYLPDPLCWTEAPGNLNILIRQRNRWTRGTIETLFSHWNIFLNPKYGMMGLVSHPFWVMFEWLAPIVELFGVVYFITIALLGFANWPYFFVTLFFVYFFSISFTSYAILYDHIAFYRYKSWSMLFKQLGAALVEPLFYHPLVLFAAIRGNFDYFVLRKRSWGNMSRVGLANGGKKKKPVKAAVTEVKVG; the protein is encoded by the coding sequence ATGGACATCATAGCTAAAATAATTTCTTTTTGGGTCGAATCCTTTATTTTCTACTACACGGTAGCTATATTCTTGCTGTACTTCGTCCTGGCTGTCATCTCGGCTTTTGTCCTCCGCCGCTACTTTTTAAACTCAAAAATAGCCGATCACAACGAGGTGTTGTCATCTCCGTTTGCGCCTTCAATTTCCATTTTGGCACCGGCTTTTAATGAGTCTTTGAATATTGTTGAGAACATCCGCGCGTTGTTAGCACTGCATTATACCAACTTCGAAGTTGTCGTTATTAACGATGGTAGTAAGGATGATACGTTGCAGCGCGCGATTGAAGCGTTTGACCTGGAGAAGGTCAGTTACGTGGTTAACGAACGTATTTTCTGTTCTGAGATTCGGGGTGTTTACAAATCGCGGAAACGCGCGTTGAACAATCTGACAGTGGTTGACAAAGTGAACGGCGGTAAGGCTGATGCTTTGAATGCCGGTTTGAATATCGCGAGTGGTAAATATTTTATTGCTATCGACGCCGATTCCATTATCGATCCGTACGCGCTGCAGAAAATGGTGAAGCCGTTTATGGAGGAAAGCGACAAACAGGTGATCGCGACAGGCGGTGTCATCCGTATCGCGAACTCCTGCGAGATTGTTGATGGGCACCTGGTAAATATTAAGCTGCCTGATAAAATTTTACCCTTGTTCCAGGTTTTGGAATATAACCGGGCTTTTCTGCTCGGTCGATTGGCTTGGAGCCGTTTGAATGGTTTGCTGATCATTTCAGGAGCTTTGGGTCTTTTCGATAAAGAAATTGTAATTGCCTGTGGTGGTTATCACCGCTACACGGTGGGCGAAGACATGGAATTGGTGGTTCGTATGCGTCGCTACATGGCCGACAATAATAAACCATACCGGGTTGAATATTTACCGGATCCATTGTGCTGGACAGAAGCACCGGGGAACCTGAATATTTTGATCCGCCAACGGAACCGCTGGACGCGCGGAACAATCGAAACGCTGTTTTCGCACTGGAACATCTTCCTCAATCCGAAATACGGCATGATGGGATTGGTGTCGCATCCGTTCTGGGTTATGTTTGAGTGGCTGGCACCGATTGTCGAGTTGTTTGGTGTGGTGTATTTCATCACCATCGCTCTGCTGGGATTTGCAAACTGGCCCTATTTCTTTGTGACTCTGTTCTTCGTTTATTTCTTCTCCATTTCGTTTACCAGCTACGCTATTTTGTACGACCACATTGCGTTTTATCGTTACAAAAGCTGGAGCATGCTTTTTAAGCAATTGGGTGCTGCTTTGGTCGAGCCGTTGTTCTATCATCCGTTGGTTTTGTTTGCTGCGATTCGCGGTAACTTCGACTATTTCGTACTGCGTAAGCGCTCTTGGGGAAATATGTCGAGAGTAGGTTTGGCAAATGGTGGTAAAAAGAAGAAACCCGTTAAAGCGGCGGTTACCGAGGTGAAAGTTGGCTAG
- a CDS encoding HEAT repeat domain-containing protein, with protein MRKNLILYLMLILLAGAMPGFSQEKMEPQTQPVEQNVDAEEAPVISESNTAESDEAIRARVSNYLDQKAGQIPHYTFWERMRRIFHEFLYSGVERIFPMSWQSFLKSVIDIVFQIPLLIILLLLSFTFIVNVFIVTVVLVIVSYYKKARESYKERLNQRFEDVLTKYLFYDLSQEDVLKDLKQVKTTLGRDLLIDIFFNYQRNLSGEYRDRILELYDKMELFKISSRKMRSAHTYKRVKGIRELANMYPVGAKALIMKYVKDKNYMVRSEAQIAYAYLDEDTSFGFLNDMDQKLSAWVQLNILNYVKLHERNVPSFHHWIDSSNNDVQDFSIRMIDYFQQSENSEHLIRKMNHPNEQTRGYVYRAIRHLNLFEGKVPAKERYEDETIANKISILKIIRDLGDEGDFSFLIGVLKNENIQLKMQAVEAFYQMGESGRAFLKEYSESEDFDLKRFVEHIKDQRN; from the coding sequence ATGCGCAAGAACCTGATACTATACCTGATGCTTATTCTGCTGGCCGGAGCAATGCCCGGATTTAGCCAGGAGAAAATGGAGCCCCAAACTCAACCTGTTGAGCAGAATGTGGATGCAGAAGAGGCACCTGTCATTTCTGAATCAAATACTGCGGAGAGCGACGAAGCTATAAGAGCTCGCGTTTCAAATTACCTGGATCAAAAAGCAGGACAAATTCCTCATTATACATTTTGGGAACGAATGCGGAGGATTTTTCACGAGTTTTTGTATTCAGGAGTGGAGCGAATTTTCCCAATGTCGTGGCAATCGTTTCTGAAATCGGTCATCGACATCGTTTTCCAGATCCCATTGCTGATCATCTTGCTGTTGCTGAGCTTTACGTTTATCGTGAATGTCTTTATTGTAACGGTTGTGTTGGTGATTGTAAGTTACTACAAGAAAGCGCGGGAAAGTTATAAAGAGCGTTTGAATCAGCGCTTCGAGGATGTGTTGACGAAATACCTTTTCTATGATTTGAGCCAGGAAGATGTTTTGAAAGATCTGAAACAAGTGAAAACGACTTTGGGACGGGATTTGCTCATCGACATTTTCTTCAACTACCAGCGAAACCTTTCTGGTGAATACCGGGATCGTATTTTGGAGCTCTACGATAAGATGGAGCTATTCAAGATATCGTCGCGGAAAATGCGGTCGGCACACACTTACAAGCGGGTGAAAGGCATCCGCGAGCTGGCAAATATGTACCCGGTGGGCGCAAAAGCCTTGATCATGAAGTATGTGAAGGACAAGAATTACATGGTGCGCAGTGAGGCGCAAATTGCTTATGCCTATCTGGATGAAGATACTTCCTTCGGATTTTTGAATGATATGGATCAAAAGCTGTCGGCTTGGGTACAGCTAAACATTCTGAACTACGTGAAACTGCACGAACGCAATGTGCCGTCGTTTCATCACTGGATTGACTCGTCGAACAATGATGTGCAGGATTTTTCTATTCGGATGATCGATTATTTCCAGCAGAGTGAAAATTCGGAACACTTGATTCGAAAAATGAATCACCCGAACGAGCAGACACGAGGCTATGTATACCGGGCTATTCGACATTTGAACCTGTTTGAGGGGAAAGTGCCGGCGAAAGAACGCTACGAAGATGAAACGATTGCCAATAAAATAAGCATTCTGAAAATTATTCGCGATTTAGGGGATGAGGGAGATTTTAGTTTCCTGATCGGTGTTTTGAAGAATGAAAATATCCAGCTAAAAATGCAAGCCGTAGAGGCATTCTACCAAATGGGAGAAAGTGGGCGCGCCTTTTTGAAGGAGTACAGCGAAAGCGAAGATTTTGATTTAAAGCGATTTGTTGAACACATAAAAGACCAGCGAAACTAA
- a CDS encoding YaiO family outer membrane beta-barrel protein: protein MKSPLSIIAFALWALLPLVSFSQEKMNGDSLFFVARQYSIDGKYDEAINLSEKILEVYPEYFDVRILMARTYAWQNDYENAVKNISQVLEQDPKNYDALNALVDFYFWSGDNRASLTTVDRALVFYPEDSNLLVKKAKVQLADNDVKASRATIAQLEELDPENESLPVLKKGAGIQASNIIRLEHYYDTFNKPYDRKWHMSSLGYGRRTAFGDYYAKVYVGDLIGDGEKLYSDGVGKQFSLECYPKLDEYNSMYVNYAWSPDAVFPKHRVGLEYFHVFRNHFELSGGYRYYNFTEGLTDAVNINILTGSVGRYMGKYWLSFRPYVVFQDSETSYIFLLNGRYYLPTEESYLGLILSSGVSPDNPFFYTSGEKIPDLQSWRVEAEWKQKINHFLLIELQAGYENAEYTDGERRNQFSIRSAISFLF, encoded by the coding sequence ATGAAGAGCCCTCTGTCTATAATTGCTTTTGCGCTGTGGGCTTTGCTGCCACTGGTTTCTTTCTCGCAGGAAAAGATGAATGGCGATTCGTTGTTTTTTGTAGCCCGTCAGTATTCTATCGACGGCAAATACGACGAAGCAATCAATCTTTCGGAGAAGATTCTGGAGGTGTATCCCGAGTACTTCGACGTTCGAATTCTAATGGCCCGCACTTACGCCTGGCAGAACGACTACGAGAATGCCGTCAAAAATATTTCCCAGGTGCTGGAACAAGATCCAAAGAATTACGATGCGCTGAATGCGTTAGTCGATTTTTATTTTTGGAGCGGCGATAACCGCGCTTCGTTGACCACGGTGGATCGGGCTTTGGTATTTTATCCAGAGGATTCGAACTTGTTGGTGAAGAAAGCCAAGGTGCAGCTGGCAGATAATGATGTAAAAGCATCGCGGGCGACAATTGCGCAGTTGGAAGAGCTTGATCCCGAAAACGAGTCCTTACCGGTTTTGAAGAAGGGAGCCGGCATTCAGGCCAGTAATATCATCCGACTGGAGCACTACTACGATACCTTTAACAAGCCATACGACCGGAAATGGCACATGAGTTCGCTGGGCTATGGCCGGCGGACAGCTTTTGGTGATTATTATGCTAAAGTGTATGTCGGCGACCTGATCGGCGATGGCGAAAAATTGTACAGTGATGGAGTTGGAAAACAGTTTTCGCTGGAATGTTATCCGAAGCTGGACGAGTACAATTCCATGTACGTGAATTATGCCTGGTCGCCCGATGCGGTATTCCCGAAACACCGGGTTGGACTGGAATATTTTCATGTTTTCCGGAATCACTTCGAGCTATCCGGTGGTTACCGCTATTACAATTTTACTGAAGGTTTAACCGATGCGGTTAATATCAATATTCTGACCGGTTCGGTTGGGCGTTACATGGGAAAATACTGGTTGTCGTTCCGTCCGTATGTGGTTTTTCAGGACAGCGAAACATCGTACATATTTTTGCTGAATGGCCGGTACTATTTGCCGACCGAAGAAAGTTACCTTGGATTGATTCTGAGTTCGGGTGTTTCGCCCGACAATCCTTTCTTTTACACAAGTGGCGAAAAAATTCCCGACTTGCAGTCGTGGCGGGTGGAAGCAGAGTGGAAACAGAAGATAAATCACTTTTTGTTGATTGAGTTACAGGCTGGTTACGAAAATGCTGAATATACCGATGGTGAGCGTCGGAACCAATTTAGTATTCGTTCGGCAATTTCATTTTTGTTTTAA
- a CDS encoding response regulator transcription factor → MKKILVAEDNKLILETINHKLIRDGYDVVKVLDGKECLSYLKENPVDLLITDLYMPYVNGHEVINIARNELNLTMPILVLSADGAEDTVLKAFELGADDYVIKPFSLSELTIRIRKLLR, encoded by the coding sequence ATGAAAAAAATACTAGTCGCCGAAGATAATAAACTTATCCTTGAGACGATAAATCATAAGTTGATTCGCGACGGTTACGATGTCGTGAAAGTTTTAGATGGGAAAGAATGTCTGTCCTATCTGAAGGAAAATCCTGTCGATTTATTAATAACCGATTTGTACATGCCTTACGTGAATGGGCATGAGGTCATCAATATTGCCCGGAATGAACTGAACCTGACCATGCCGATCTTGGTATTGTCGGCTGATGGGGCAGAAGACACGGTTTTGAAAGCCTTCGAACTGGGTGCAGACGACTACGTGATCAAGCCGTTTAGCTTGAGTGAATTAACAATCCGAATCCGAAAACTACTTAGGTAA
- the kdsB gene encoding 3-deoxy-manno-octulosonate cytidylyltransferase, whose translation MKFIAIIPARYQSTRFPGKPLAILAGKPIIQHVYENVLKSVDLVWVATDDDRIAKTVESFGGRYIMTRADHPSGTDRCAEAAEQIAQTVDFDVIINVQGDEPFVCEPQLEALKNCFEDPNTEIATLVKVVENDEVLFNPNRPKVVFNSNHYALLFSRSTIPYIRGKETSEWLSSHTFYSHLGMYAYRKEVLPQLTKLQPSSLEQAESLEQLRWLENGYRIKIAETKFESIGIDTPDDLEQAKQFLEQKMS comes from the coding sequence ATGAAATTCATTGCCATCATCCCAGCACGCTACCAATCGACCCGCTTCCCGGGTAAACCGTTAGCTATTTTAGCCGGAAAACCGATCATCCAGCACGTGTATGAAAATGTGTTGAAAAGTGTCGATCTGGTCTGGGTTGCTACCGATGATGATCGGATAGCCAAAACCGTCGAAAGCTTCGGCGGAAGGTACATCATGACACGGGCAGATCACCCGAGCGGAACCGATCGATGTGCAGAAGCCGCAGAACAAATAGCACAAACGGTGGACTTCGATGTGATAATCAATGTGCAGGGAGACGAGCCTTTTGTGTGTGAACCTCAATTGGAAGCTCTAAAAAATTGCTTCGAAGATCCGAATACTGAAATCGCAACTTTGGTAAAGGTGGTCGAAAACGACGAAGTTCTTTTCAACCCAAACCGCCCCAAAGTAGTCTTCAATTCGAATCATTATGCGTTGCTGTTCAGCCGGTCTACCATTCCTTATATTCGGGGAAAAGAAACCAGCGAATGGTTGAGCAGTCATACCTTCTACTCCCACTTGGGAATGTACGCCTATCGCAAGGAAGTTTTGCCACAACTAACCAAATTGCAGCCATCGTCGCTGGAGCAAGCCGAATCGCTGGAACAGCTGAGATGGCTTGAAAATGGCTACCGGATTAAAATTGCCGAGACCAAATTTGAGAGCATCGGCATTGATACGCCGGACGACCTGGAACAGGCCAAACAGTTTTTGGAACAAAAAATGTCTTAA
- a CDS encoding putative molybdenum carrier protein translates to MGLQIIISGGQTGVDRGALDACLELEFPCGGWCPAGRAAEDGPIPHRYPMIELRSPYYDDRTRRNIVESDATLIISNGKLSGGTLLTANFAKHIGKPVFTFELSPFFIDRTMEDLVDFLEAFQVETLNVAGPRGSQWDKARETTCHIIKQLIRQLYP, encoded by the coding sequence ATGGGATTGCAAATCATCATAAGTGGCGGGCAAACCGGAGTTGACCGGGGCGCACTGGACGCTTGCCTGGAGCTGGAGTTTCCCTGCGGAGGCTGGTGTCCTGCCGGACGAGCGGCCGAAGACGGCCCGATTCCGCACCGCTACCCGATGATTGAACTGCGCTCTCCTTATTACGACGATCGCACCCGGCGCAACATTGTCGAGTCGGATGCAACACTTATTATTTCAAACGGAAAACTCAGCGGCGGAACTTTACTGACAGCCAACTTTGCCAAGCACATCGGCAAGCCCGTGTTTACCTTCGAGCTTTCGCCGTTTTTCATCGATCGCACCATGGAAGACCTGGTTGATTTTCTGGAAGCATTTCAGGTAGAAACGCTCAATGTTGCCGGCCCACGTGGCAGTCAGTGGGACAAAGCCCGGGAAACAACCTGCCACATCATTAAACAACTGATCCGGCAATTGTATCCCTGA
- the uxuA gene encoding mannonate dehydratase — protein sequence MDFVRFMGLEKTWRWFGQKDAVTLADLRQMGVEGVVTALHHIPNGEVWPVSEIMKVKNQIEAHGMRWSVVESLPVSEGIKTHNADYPRLVANYQQSIRNLGECGIDRVCYNFMPVLDWVRTDLHYKLDNGGEVMFFDFPTFVAFDAFILKRPGAEADYPADIVEKARKLAETMSSEEQELIAYNIIVVTQGFIDGVVDGSAPDYKKLFLQFIDTYKKIDADRLREHLKLFLQDVVPVAEKAGVKLCIHPDDPPFPVLGLPRIVSTQADLEWICNAYDSIANGVTFCTGSLSVNRKNDLPGIVKSVGDRIHFTHLRNNVFLPDGCFHESGHIYGDVDLFPIMKALLEEQERRAAEGRSDVRIPVRPDHGIKMLDDYGKSANPGYPLIGRLKGLAELCGLEMGIERMMK from the coding sequence TTGGATTTTGTCAGATTTATGGGCTTAGAGAAAACATGGCGGTGGTTCGGTCAGAAAGACGCGGTCACATTAGCAGATTTGCGGCAAATGGGTGTTGAGGGAGTTGTGACAGCTTTGCATCACATTCCCAACGGAGAAGTTTGGCCGGTTTCAGAAATCATGAAGGTGAAGAACCAGATTGAGGCACATGGCATGCGGTGGAGTGTGGTGGAAAGTTTGCCGGTTTCGGAAGGCATTAAAACGCATAACGCAGATTATCCGCGACTGGTTGCCAATTATCAGCAGTCGATCCGAAACCTGGGCGAATGTGGGATTGATCGCGTTTGCTACAATTTTATGCCGGTGCTCGACTGGGTGCGCACCGATCTTCATTATAAGCTGGACAACGGTGGCGAAGTCATGTTTTTCGATTTCCCCACTTTCGTAGCTTTCGATGCGTTTATTCTGAAGCGTCCGGGAGCTGAAGCGGATTACCCGGCTGACATTGTTGAAAAAGCCCGCAAGCTGGCTGAAACCATGAGCAGTGAAGAGCAGGAGTTGATTGCTTACAATATCATCGTTGTGACCCAGGGGTTTATCGATGGCGTGGTGGACGGTTCTGCACCCGATTATAAAAAGTTATTCCTTCAATTTATTGATACCTATAAAAAAATTGACGCCGACCGACTGCGCGAGCATTTAAAGCTGTTCTTGCAGGATGTGGTTCCGGTGGCCGAAAAAGCGGGCGTAAAGCTTTGCATTCACCCCGACGATCCGCCGTTCCCGGTGTTGGGGTTGCCGCGCATTGTGAGTACGCAGGCTGATCTGGAATGGATTTGCAACGCCTACGATTCGATCGCTAATGGCGTTACTTTTTGTACCGGCTCGTTGTCGGTCAACCGGAAAAATGATTTACCCGGCATCGTGAAATCTGTTGGCGATCGCATTCATTTTACACATTTGCGAAACAATGTTTTCTTGCCCGACGGTTGCTTCCACGAATCCGGTCATATTTATGGCGATGTAGACTTATTCCCGATTATGAAAGCGTTGCTGGAAGAACAAGAGCGTCGTGCTGCCGAAGGTCGTTCGGATGTTCGTATTCCGGTTCGCCCGGATCACGGAATTAAAATGCTCGATGATTACGGAAAATCGGCAAATCCAGGTTATCCGTTGATTGGCCGTTTGAAAGGACTGGCCGAGCTTTGTGGTTTGGAAATGGGAATTGAGCGAATGATGAAGTAA
- a CDS encoding SDR family oxidoreductase encodes MNNFSIEGQVAVITGGTGVLGGSISKSLLEAGVRVAVLGRQEDKLKKFVADFGGNESLIGYPCDVLNEERIREVRDLIVDKWGRIDILINVAGGNIPGATLTEAQTIFDMKIDDYKKVTELNLDGTIVPSLIFGETIAKSGKGSIINISSMATYSAITRVMGYSVAKTGINIFTQWMAMEMAMKFGDKVRVNAVAPGFFIGDQNRAVLINPDGSYTERSKKVLAKTPMGRFGDISELNGLVQFLCSDAASFITGAIIPVDGGFSSFSGV; translated from the coding sequence ATGAATAATTTTAGCATAGAAGGACAGGTTGCTGTTATTACCGGCGGAACCGGAGTTTTGGGCGGAAGTATCTCGAAAAGTTTGTTGGAAGCAGGCGTTCGTGTGGCCGTTTTGGGCCGCCAGGAGGACAAGTTGAAGAAGTTTGTTGCCGATTTCGGTGGAAACGAAAGTCTAATCGGCTATCCCTGCGATGTGTTGAATGAAGAACGGATTCGTGAAGTTCGGGATCTGATCGTTGACAAATGGGGCAGGATTGACATTCTCATTAATGTAGCTGGCGGAAATATTCCGGGTGCCACGCTGACGGAGGCTCAAACGATCTTCGACATGAAGATTGACGACTATAAAAAAGTAACCGAGTTGAACCTGGACGGTACCATTGTTCCAAGTTTGATTTTTGGAGAAACAATTGCTAAAAGCGGCAAAGGAAGCATCATCAATATTTCTTCAATGGCAACTTATTCAGCAATTACCCGTGTAATGGGATATTCAGTCGCGAAAACCGGTATCAACATTTTTACGCAGTGGATGGCGATGGAAATGGCCATGAAATTCGGCGATAAAGTTCGAGTAAATGCGGTTGCTCCGGGCTTCTTTATTGGCGATCAAAACCGGGCGGTGCTGATCAATCCGGACGGATCGTACACTGAACGAAGCAAAAAAGTACTGGCCAAAACACCGATGGGCCGATTTGGCGACATCAGCGAACTGAATGGTTTGGTGCAGTTCCTTTGCTCAGACGCAGCCAGCTTCATCACTGGAGCAATTATCCCCGTTGACGGGGGCTTTAGCTCATTCTCTGGTGTCTAG
- a CDS encoding AraC family transcriptional regulator, which yields MKIMHEQLSFQGNNSFNIKWDDFPHFTFPWHFHSEFELVYVIQSFGRRFVADHTENFSNGDLVLIGPNLPHYWKNDEVFHKNDPDYKVNAIVVHFPADFFEQQLESYPEFLAIKKLLKRAARGIQFPKTTTSRLDKKLRQLLKLSGMELTLAFLSLLNELAQEKDWKQLASESYQPDLKNWTGTRMDKVMHLVNTNYRQQIKLDDIATEIGMNASAFSRYFKEKTGKSFIRFINEMRIGYACKLLQENRMNIADIGFESGFNNLSNFNRCFKSIVAQSPQHYRKHFLEKHF from the coding sequence ATGAAAATCATGCACGAACAGTTGAGTTTCCAGGGAAACAACTCATTTAATATTAAATGGGATGATTTTCCGCACTTTACTTTTCCTTGGCATTTTCATTCGGAGTTTGAGCTTGTCTATGTCATTCAAAGTTTTGGACGCAGATTCGTTGCCGACCACACTGAAAATTTCAGCAATGGCGATCTTGTTCTTATCGGCCCCAACCTTCCTCATTACTGGAAAAACGACGAAGTGTTTCACAAAAATGATCCGGATTATAAAGTGAACGCCATCGTTGTACACTTCCCCGCGGATTTTTTCGAGCAACAATTGGAAAGCTACCCCGAATTTTTGGCGATCAAAAAATTATTAAAACGCGCAGCACGGGGAATTCAATTTCCAAAGACCACCACATCGCGCCTCGACAAGAAATTGCGCCAGCTATTAAAACTTTCAGGCATGGAACTCACGCTGGCTTTTCTTTCGCTGTTGAACGAACTAGCACAGGAAAAAGACTGGAAACAACTGGCCAGCGAAAGCTACCAACCGGATTTGAAAAACTGGACCGGTACCCGCATGGATAAAGTCATGCACCTGGTCAACACCAACTATCGCCAACAGATCAAATTGGATGACATTGCAACTGAAATCGGGATGAACGCCTCAGCCTTCAGCAGGTATTTCAAAGAAAAAACCGGCAAATCGTTTATCCGCTTCATCAACGAAATGCGTATTGGCTATGCCTGCAAATTACTCCAGGAAAACCGCATGAACATTGCAGACATTGGTTTCGAAAGCGGCTTCAACAATCTCTCAAACTTTAATCGCTGCTTCAAAAGCATCGTTGCGCAAAGCCCGCAACACTACCGAAAACACTTCCTCGAAAAACATTTTTAA
- a CDS encoding acyl-CoA dehydrogenase family protein, whose product MNETILKASTLKKEIASQTTESIQDFLSKLKDKMQQVFHLRGDINQYAQQRGLPPFVLREIMDTNPLSIGIPKEYGGRGAVMAENLALLEAASYESLALSLTFGINSALFLQPVGKYATHEAKSEVFKRFLENKTMGGLMITEPDYGSDALNMQTSFTEEDQFYNLNGKKHWAGLTGWAEFWLLTARQQTEKGDLQRDIDFFICDVTQPGQTIKVEEFYDNLGLYQIPYGRNHIDVRIPKTHKLIPHSTGVKMMLDLLHRSRMQFPGMGMGFIQRMLDEGMNHCKQRLVGGKSLFSYDQVQERLSKLQASFTVCSAMCANSAKNAGVEKDLTGIGIEANAVKSVITDLMQQAAQSVTQLVGAKAYRNSHIAGRGITDSRPFQIFEGSNDILYAQISEGVVKQMKRLKEANLFNFLKENPLTSRSADQLKDLFNFKLDLQLPQRKLVELGQILGRVISMDMVHKLADEGFRKDLIDGGIQMLHQDIQQLMGSFHLNPQLQVVEDYQDNSSWLKYSV is encoded by the coding sequence ATGAATGAAACGATTTTAAAAGCCTCCACCCTGAAAAAAGAAATTGCCAGCCAAACTACGGAATCCATCCAAGACTTTTTATCCAAATTGAAAGATAAAATGCAGCAGGTGTTCCACTTGCGCGGCGACATCAACCAATATGCACAACAACGGGGACTCCCTCCATTTGTACTTCGCGAAATCATGGATACCAATCCGCTATCGATCGGAATTCCGAAAGAATACGGCGGCCGCGGTGCTGTTATGGCAGAAAATTTGGCCTTGCTTGAAGCAGCGTCATATGAATCGTTGGCACTTTCGCTGACCTTTGGTATCAACTCTGCTTTGTTCCTGCAACCAGTAGGCAAATATGCTACGCACGAAGCGAAGTCTGAAGTCTTTAAACGCTTCCTCGAAAACAAAACGATGGGCGGTTTGATGATCACCGAGCCGGACTACGGCAGCGACGCGTTGAACATGCAAACTTCGTTTACCGAAGAAGACCAATTCTACAACCTGAATGGTAAAAAACATTGGGCCGGACTGACCGGATGGGCCGAATTTTGGTTGCTGACCGCCCGTCAACAAACTGAAAAAGGCGATTTGCAGCGCGATATCGACTTCTTTATTTGCGACGTTACGCAACCGGGACAAACCATTAAAGTGGAAGAATTTTACGACAACCTGGGATTGTATCAAATTCCTTACGGTCGGAACCACATCGATGTTCGCATCCCGAAAACACATAAATTGATCCCTCATTCAACTGGCGTAAAAATGATGCTCGACCTGCTGCACCGCAGCCGGATGCAGTTCCCTGGAATGGGAATGGGCTTCATTCAGCGTATGCTGGACGAAGGAATGAACCACTGTAAGCAACGTTTGGTTGGTGGCAAGAGCCTGTTCAGTTACGATCAGGTTCAGGAACGTCTGTCGAAACTTCAGGCTTCGTTTACTGTTTGTTCGGCTATGTGTGCCAACAGTGCTAAAAACGCTGGTGTCGAAAAAGACCTGACGGGTATCGGTATCGAAGCAAATGCCGTGAAATCGGTTATCACCGACCTGATGCAACAAGCTGCCCAATCGGTTACCCAGTTGGTGGGCGCCAAAGCATACCGCAACAGCCACATCGCTGGCCGTGGTATCACCGACAGCCGTCCATTCCAGATTTTTGAAGGATCGAACGATATTCTGTATGCACAGATTTCAGAAGGCGTTGTAAAACAAATGAAACGTTTGAAAGAAGCGAATCTTTTCAATTTCCTGAAAGAAAACCCGCTGACAAGCCGTTCTGCAGACCAACTGAAAGATCTGTTCAACTTCAAGCTCGACTTGCAATTGCCGCAGCGTAAATTGGTTGAACTGGGCCAAATCCTTGGTCGTGTCATCTCGATGGACATGGTTCACAAACTGGCCGACGAAGGTTTCCGCAAAGATTTGATTGATGGTGGTATTCAAATGCTCCACCAGGATATCCAGCAATTGATGGGTTCATTCCATCTGAATCCACAGCTTCAAGTCGTTGAAGATTATCAAGACAACAGTTCCTGGTTAAAATATTCAGTGTAA